The following proteins come from a genomic window of Lolium rigidum isolate FL_2022 chromosome 5, APGP_CSIRO_Lrig_0.1, whole genome shotgun sequence:
- the LOC124657211 gene encoding uncharacterized protein LOC124657211, with protein sequence MGSCVSRSPASASATGSERAVATAKVVGLDGSMTQYAAPVTAGEALGDDNSRKGASVFLCSSDELRFDAPPRALADDEALQPGWLYFVLPVSMLRLALSGHEMAALAVRASSALAIVSGVASPPRRKIVPGANSKGRKMARVAPLVVAPSNDEDAKLADSGSSVHAYGKYAASHKAVRGGGDATGGKTRKRAGYRSRGARHRRREADVPRLSAILEDDDF encoded by the coding sequence ATGGGCTCCTGCGTCTCGCGATCGCCGGCGTCGGCATCGGCGACGGGGTCTGAGCGGGCGGTGGCCACGGCGAAGGTGGTTGGCCTGGACGGCTCCATGACGCAGTACGCGGCGCCAGTCACGGCGGGCGAGGCCCTGGGCGACGATAACAGCCGCAAAGGCGCGTCGGTCTTCCTGTGcagctccgacgagctccgcTTCGACGCGCCCCCGCGCGCGCTGGCGGACGACGAGGCGCTGCAGCCCGGGTGGCTCTACTTCGTGCTCCCTGTCTCCATGCTCCGCCTCGCGCTCTCCGGGCACGAGATGGCCGCCCTCGCCGTCAGGGCCAGCTCGGCGCTGGCCATCGTCAGCGGCGTTGCGTCCCCTCCGCGCCGCAAGATCGTGCCCGGCGCCAACAGCAAAGGACGAAAGATGGCGCGAGTGGCGCCGCTCGTTGTTGCCCCCAGCAACGACGAGGACGCCAAACTAGCAGACAGTGGATCGAGCGTGCACGCATACGGCAAATACGCTGCCTCGCACAAAgcggtgcgcggcggcggcgatgcgacAGGGGGGAAGACGAGGAAGAGAGCAGGTTACAGAAGCCGCGGcgctcgtcatcgccgtcgtgaAGCAGACGTGCCGAGGTTAAGCGCCATTCTGGAAGACGACGACTTTTGA